Proteins from one Rhizobium sp. CB3090 genomic window:
- the tkt gene encoding transketolase has translation MTDVKTVPEPRDEHLRKLANCIRFLSMDAVQRANSGHPGMPMGMADIATVLYRDFLKFDASDPHWFDRDRFLISNGHGSMLLYSLLYLTGYKDMTIDQIKAFRQVDSRTAGHPEYHHATGIETTTGPLGQGIANSVGFALAERIMNAKFGDDLSNHFTYVFLGDGCMMEGISHEAISLAGHLKLGKLIAFWDNNSISIDGATNLAESDNHPARFRAAKWHVLEIDGHDTDAIHNAIIEAQNVTDQPSLIACKTIIGFGFPTRAGTQKAHSDAPGEEEIAGARKLLDWSSPPFDIPADLLDAWRRIGAKGHDARMAWADRVKAAENKDFQRRMNGELPDGWQKAIESAKQVLLGSDKDLATRQASGIVLDHLASVIPELLGGSADLTPSNNTKAKGQVEIKPGSYDGSYVHYGVREHGMAAAMSGIALHGGLIPYGGTFLTFSDYARPAIRLAAMMEVRSIFVMTHDSIGLGEDGPTHQPIEHLTALRAIPRLAVYRPGDPIETAECWQVILETPRRAALIALSRQPMPLLRKMPNGENLSAKGAYILLEAEGGPRQLTIMATGSELQLAVNARQILQAEGIRTAVVSMPCRLIFEAQDAAYKRKVLGDGTARVAVEAAVQDSWDRYLGFDGQFVGMHTFGASGKIGDVYKKFDISTEAVVEAGRKALA, from the coding sequence ATGACTGATGTGAAGACAGTCCCGGAACCACGTGACGAACATCTGCGCAAGTTGGCAAACTGCATACGCTTCCTGTCGATGGATGCGGTGCAGCGGGCCAATAGCGGCCATCCCGGCATGCCGATGGGCATGGCCGACATCGCCACTGTCCTTTACCGCGACTTCCTCAAATTCGACGCCTCGGATCCCCATTGGTTCGATCGTGACCGCTTCCTGATCTCTAACGGCCACGGCTCGATGCTGCTCTATAGCCTGCTCTATCTCACCGGCTACAAGGACATGACGATCGACCAGATCAAGGCCTTCCGCCAGGTCGACAGCAGGACGGCGGGGCATCCGGAATATCATCACGCGACCGGTATCGAAACCACCACCGGGCCGCTGGGGCAAGGCATTGCCAATTCCGTCGGATTTGCGCTTGCCGAGCGCATCATGAATGCAAAATTCGGCGACGATCTCTCGAACCATTTCACCTATGTCTTTCTCGGCGACGGCTGCATGATGGAAGGCATCAGTCATGAAGCGATCTCGCTCGCGGGCCATCTGAAGCTCGGCAAGCTGATCGCCTTCTGGGACAACAATTCGATCTCGATCGACGGTGCCACCAACCTCGCCGAATCCGACAATCACCCTGCACGGTTCCGGGCAGCGAAATGGCATGTGCTGGAGATCGACGGCCATGACACAGACGCCATCCACAACGCCATCATCGAAGCGCAGAACGTCACCGACCAGCCGTCACTGATCGCCTGCAAGACCATTATCGGTTTTGGCTTCCCGACTCGGGCAGGCACACAGAAGGCGCATAGCGATGCGCCGGGTGAGGAGGAAATCGCTGGTGCGCGCAAGCTTCTCGATTGGTCATCCCCGCCCTTCGACATCCCCGCCGACCTTCTCGATGCCTGGCGCAGGATTGGCGCCAAGGGCCATGATGCACGCATGGCCTGGGCCGATCGCGTCAAGGCGGCGGAGAACAAGGATTTCCAGCGCCGCATGAATGGCGAACTGCCGGACGGATGGCAAAAGGCGATCGAGAGCGCAAAGCAGGTGTTGCTTGGTAGCGACAAGGATCTCGCCACCCGCCAGGCAAGCGGTATCGTCCTTGACCATTTGGCAAGCGTCATCCCCGAACTTCTCGGCGGTTCGGCCGACCTTACCCCGTCCAACAACACCAAAGCAAAGGGCCAGGTGGAGATCAAGCCGGGAAGCTATGACGGTTCCTATGTCCATTACGGTGTCCGCGAACACGGCATGGCCGCCGCCATGAGCGGCATCGCGCTGCATGGCGGCCTGATCCCCTATGGCGGCACATTCCTGACCTTCTCGGATTATGCCCGGCCGGCAATCCGGCTCGCGGCGATGATGGAGGTGCGCTCGATCTTCGTGATGACGCATGACTCGATCGGCCTCGGCGAAGATGGCCCGACGCATCAGCCAATCGAACACTTGACGGCACTGCGCGCCATCCCCCGGCTCGCAGTCTATCGGCCGGGCGACCCGATCGAGACGGCCGAATGTTGGCAGGTGATCCTGGAAACGCCGCGCCGGGCAGCCTTGATCGCCTTGTCGCGTCAGCCGATGCCACTGCTGCGCAAGATGCCCAACGGTGAAAATCTCTCCGCCAAAGGCGCCTACATCCTGCTCGAAGCCGAGGGCGGGCCTCGTCAGCTGACCATCATGGCGACGGGATCGGAACTGCAACTCGCCGTCAATGCACGCCAAATCCTGCAGGCCGAGGGCATCCGTACGGCGGTGGTATCCATGCCCTGCCGCCTGATCTTCGAAGCCCAGGACGCCGCCTACAAACGAAAGGTCCTCGGCGATGGCACGGCCCGCGTTGCCGTCGAGGCTGCCGTCCAGGACAGCTGGGATCGCTATCTCGGCTTCGACGGCCAGTTCGTCGGCATGCACACATTCGGCGCTTCCGGCAAGATCGGCGATGTCTACAAGAAATTCGACATCTCAACAGAGGCCGTTGTCGAGGCCGGTAGAAAAGCGCTGGCATAG
- a CDS encoding FAD-dependent monooxygenase: MIQEQVLVVGAGPTGLVLALWLTKMGISVRIISDAPGPGTASRALAVHARTLELYGQMNLADAVVAAGFEVKGVKLWVGGKPEAKISLENAGTGHTCYPFLHIYPQDRHERLLIDRLGQEGVTVEWNTRFVSYREHDAGILATLADPSGKFVETSAAFLAGCDGASSAVRKSLDLDFPGGTYAQTFYVADVEASGPSMTGELHLDLDSSDFLAVFPLDAESGARLIGTVKENPEDAGKLSFEDVDSRAIRDMKIDVKAVHWFSSYRVHHRVVEHFRKGRAFLLGDAAHIHSPAGGQGMNTGIGDAINLAWKLRMVLRGEAEQKLLETYEVERIAFARKLVRTTDQMFTLATAEGRLAAFIRSRIVPLVAPAMFSIDALREWAFLTVSQLSINYRDDPLSEGKVGDVQGGDRLPWIELGNGSSNYDGLKDMRWHLQIYGSGGRDLEAWCDAHSVVLDRFAWHDAFKQVGLEDGATFLVRPDCYIGLAGQHLSAAELGQYFDRKCQFQMPHS, from the coding sequence ATGATACAAGAGCAGGTTTTGGTCGTCGGCGCAGGACCGACCGGATTGGTCCTCGCACTTTGGCTCACGAAAATGGGCATTTCCGTCCGCATCATTTCGGATGCGCCCGGGCCCGGGACGGCGTCACGGGCGCTTGCGGTTCATGCCCGAACATTGGAACTCTATGGCCAAATGAATCTCGCTGACGCCGTTGTCGCCGCGGGTTTTGAAGTCAAGGGCGTAAAACTCTGGGTCGGCGGCAAGCCGGAGGCGAAGATCTCGCTGGAAAATGCCGGCACGGGCCACACCTGCTATCCCTTCCTGCACATATATCCGCAGGATCGGCATGAGCGCCTGCTCATCGATCGGCTCGGCCAGGAAGGCGTCACGGTTGAGTGGAACACCCGCTTCGTCAGCTATCGGGAGCACGACGCCGGCATTCTTGCGACGCTCGCGGACCCCAGCGGAAAGTTCGTCGAAACCTCCGCCGCCTTCCTCGCCGGCTGCGACGGTGCGAGTTCCGCGGTGCGCAAATCGCTCGATCTCGATTTCCCTGGCGGCACCTATGCGCAGACCTTCTACGTCGCCGATGTCGAGGCGTCAGGTCCATCGATGACTGGCGAGCTGCATCTTGACCTCGACAGCTCCGATTTTCTCGCGGTTTTCCCCCTGGATGCCGAGTCCGGAGCGCGGCTGATCGGCACCGTCAAGGAAAATCCTGAAGATGCGGGAAAGCTCAGTTTCGAAGACGTCGACAGCCGCGCTATCCGGGACATGAAGATCGACGTCAAAGCCGTCCATTGGTTTTCCTCCTATCGCGTCCACCACCGTGTCGTCGAACACTTCAGGAAGGGTCGCGCTTTCCTGCTGGGCGACGCGGCGCATATCCATAGTCCGGCCGGCGGCCAGGGGATGAATACTGGCATCGGCGATGCCATCAATCTCGCCTGGAAATTGAGGATGGTGCTCCGCGGCGAGGCCGAGCAAAAGCTTCTCGAAACCTACGAAGTCGAACGGATTGCCTTCGCCCGCAAGCTGGTGCGCACCACAGACCAGATGTTCACGCTGGCCACGGCCGAAGGCAGGCTCGCAGCCTTCATCCGCAGCCGCATCGTGCCTCTTGTGGCGCCGGCAATGTTCAGTATCGACGCCTTACGGGAATGGGCGTTTCTCACCGTCTCACAGCTCTCAATCAATTATCGCGACGATCCGCTGAGCGAGGGCAAGGTGGGCGATGTTCAAGGCGGCGATCGCCTTCCGTGGATCGAATTGGGCAATGGCAGTTCCAACTACGATGGCCTCAAGGATATGCGCTGGCATCTCCAGATCTACGGCTCCGGCGGACGGGATCTTGAGGCTTGGTGCGATGCCCATAGCGTGGTGCTCGACCGTTTCGCGTGGCATGATGCATTCAAGCAGGTCGGATTGGAAGACGGCGCGACGTTTCTGGTTCGGCCTGATTGCTACATCGGCCTCGCTGGCCAGCACCTGAGCGCAGCCGAACTCGGCCAATATTTTGACCGCAAGTGTCAATTCCAGATGCCACATTCCTAG